The following coding sequences are from one Humulus lupulus chromosome X, drHumLupu1.1, whole genome shotgun sequence window:
- the LOC133804374 gene encoding uncharacterized protein LOC133804374 produces MFGYGVVFLIRGLDMSSAAMQHHEGDGGVDPPPDPMQIQADCERVTTKTKRRGINKGFSTREARVALGRPLPLEWDVRGKTYKEIGDYSQHFSREIGILIRQYADPDYDRWDKLPSEVRDRILPRLEGDLFDIGRSRYASENLPGILLGIQRSCADRYSEWKNDLSTHLKKNGRAHPPDGLGMEKWQKALQYFDRPEVKKRSETNSANRAKQKQRACRVHSLRQPFVTRSVIYKLGVLLGFQRFGWRLST; encoded by the exons ATGTTTGGTTATGGAGTTGTGTTTTTGATCAGAGGCTTAGATATGTCTTCTGCGGCTATGCAACATCACGAAGGTGATGGTGGGGTAGATCCTCCTCCAGATCCAATGCAGATACAGGCTGATTGTGAGAGAG TGACGACTAAAACGAAAAGGCGCGGCATCAACAAAGGGTTTTCAACTCGAGAAGCTAGAGTTGCATTAGGTAGACCACTACCACTGGAGTGGGATGTTCGAgggaagacttacaaagaaaTTGGTGATTATTCCCAACATTTCTCTAGAGAGATCGGCATTCTCATTCGACAATATGCCGATCCCGACTACGACCGATGGGATAAATTACCCAGCGAAGTTAGGGATCGCATACTTCCTCGTCTAGAG GGTGATTTATTCGACATTGGTCGAAGTCGATATGCCTCAGAGAACCTCCCCGGCATTCTTTTGGGCATTCAACGGTCGTGCGCTGATCGTTACTCGGAGTGGAAGAATGACTTGTCCACTCATTTAAAAAAGAATGGTCGAGCACATCCTCCTGATGGTTTGGGCATGGAGAAATGGCAGAAGGCGCTCCAGTATTTTGATCGCCCTGAAGTGAAG AAGCGTTCTGAGACTAACTCTGCGAACCGtgcaaaacaaaaacagagaGCGTGCAGGGTTCACAGTCTACGCCAGCCCTTCGTTACAAGAAG CGTGATTTACAAACTGGGTGTCTTGCTGGGGTTCCAGAGATTTGGATGGCGACTAAGTACATAG